The following is a genomic window from Desulfobacterales bacterium.
TTAACATTCATAACCAAAACGACATCATTTAAGGAGGAATTTATCATGGGTAAAATAATTGGAATTGACCTGGGTACGACCAACTCATGTGTTGCCATTATGGAAGGCGGCGACGCAAAAATTATCACCAACCCTGAGGGCGGCCGCACAACACCTTCCATGGTGGCGGTGTCTGATAAAGGGGAACGCCTGGTTGGGCAGATTGCCAAAAGACAGGCGATCACCAATCCTGAAAATACTGTTTTTGGCGTCAAACGACTGATCGGCCGGAAATATGATTCTGCAGAAGTGCAAAGCGACATTAAGGTGCTGCCGTATAAAATTGAAAAGGCGTCCAACGGCGATGTTCGCATTACCTTGCGCGGCAAACAGCACAGCCCGGCAGAAATTTCATCTTTTATTCTGGCCAATATTAAAAAAGCCGCCGAAGAATACCTAGGTGAAAAAGTGACAGATGCGGTGATTACTGTTCCGGCTTATTTTAGCGACAGTCAACGGCAAGCCACCAAAGATGCCGGTAAAATAGCCGGGCTCAATGTTTTGCGCATCATTAATGAGCCCACTGCAGCATCCCTGGCTTATGGCTTGGATAAGAAGACCGATGAAAAAATTGTGGTGTTCGACTTGGGCGGCGGCACATTTGACGTCTCGATCCTTGAAATCGGCGATGGTGTTTTTGAAGTCAAATCCACCAATGGCGACACCCATTTAGGCGGTGAGGATTTCGACCTCAAATTAATCGAATACCTGGCCGATGAATTTATAAAGGACCAAGGCATTGATCTGAGGGGCGACAAAATGGCCCTGCAACGTTTAAAGGAAGCTGCCGAAAAAGCCAAAATTGAATTGTCCGCTTCCGTGGAAACAGATGTCAATTTGCCGTTTATCACTGCAGATGCCAGCGGTCCGAAACATTTGAACATAAAGGTCACCCGCGCCAAGCTTGAAAGCCTGGTCGGTGAGTTGCTGGACAAACTGGAGCAACCCTGTCATACGGCCCTCAAGGATGCCGGTCTTTCTGCTGCGGACATCAACTCGGTTATACTGGTGGGCGGGATGACCCGTGTGCCGGCTGTTCAGGAGCGCGTCAGTAAAATTTTTGGCAAAGAACCCAGCAAAGGAGTGAATCCGGACGAGGTGGTCGCCTTGGGAGCCGCCATTCAGGGCGGTGTTTTAAAAGGTGACGTATCCGATGTTCTGTTGCTGGATGTGACCCCGCTTTCTCTGGGTATCGAGACACTGGGGGGGGTGATGACTCGCTTAATCGAGAAAAATACGACCATCCCGGCCAAAAAGAGCGAAACCTTTACCACCGCAGAAGACAACCAGCCGGCGGTATCAGTTCACGTGCTGCAGGGAGAGCGAGAAATGGCTTCGGATAACAAAACTTTAGGACGCTTCGAGTTGACGGGTATTGCACCGGCACCCCGCGGCACACCCCAGATTGAAGTTTCCTTTGATATCGATGCCAATGGCATAGTGGAAGTATCTGCCAAGGACATAGCGACTGGCAAGCAGCAGTCGATTAAAATCACCCACTCTTCGGGACTATCCCAGGAGGAAATTGATCGGCTGGTAAAAGATGCCGAGCTGCATGCCGACGACGATCGACGGAAAAAAGAGCTGGCCGATGCACGCAATTCAGCCAACACGCTGATTTATTCCACTGAGAAGACCTTGACTGATTTGGGCGATAAAGTGGATAGCGGGCTGAAAGCCGAAATCCAGCAGACGATCAATAGTCTCAAAAATGAAATCGAAGGCGATAACAGCGAAGAAATCAAGCGCTTGACAGAGGCATTGAGCCAGGCTTCTCACAAGCTGGCCGCTTCAATGTATCAGCAGGCTTCACCGGAGGGACAACCCCAGGATGCGTATGCAGGCGGGGCGCAGCATACCTCAGGGGGGCCGCAACCTGGCGGCGACAATGCGGCTGAGGAAGTGGTGGATGCTGAGTATGAAGAAGTCAAATAGAAGCTAACGCAAAAATGCATCTAATCCGCCGGAGGCGGACCCTTGGGCGTGATCTACTATTTTTGAGATAGCTTCAAATTTTAACTTATATTATCTGATCTGAAAGAGAGGCGGTGGTCATTTTTTTGACCACCGCCTTTTTTATGTCGTAGTTTACTTCTAGTGATTAAAAAAAATCTTTATTTCATATAGAAATCCGGTTATTTTGTATTTAAATGAAGAAAACCCTCAAAATAATTGGCATCATCATACTGCTGGTTGTGGTTATCGGCGGGTTTTATTTTTTCCTGGGCTTGCCCGATGTGAGCGAGTTAAAAATCAAAAACCCCAGATCGACGGCCTTGATGGTTCAGCGCTACCGGGAGGCGAAGAAAGAAGATGCGACTTACCGTATCCGTCAAAAATGGATTGATCTTGAAGCCATGCCAAAGCTGTTGCGTGAGACCGTCAGGGTAACCGAAGATGCCAGTTTTTACCAGCACAAGGGCATCGACTTTGCCGAACTGAAAGAAGCCATTAAAAAGAATTGGCAAAAAGGAACCTATGCGCGCGGCGCCAGCACTATTTCCCAGCAACTGGCCAAAAACCTGTATCTGTCCACTGACAAAAGCATCATTCGCAAAATCAAAGAACTATTGATCACCATCAGACTGGAAAAAGACCTCTCTAAAGATCGAATTTTCGAACTTTATCTCAATGTGATCGAATGGGGACCGGGGATATTCGGTGTGGAGGTGGCCGCAGAGCATTATTTTAACAAATCCGTTGGACAGTTAACCCTGGAGGAAATCGTCCGGTTGGTGGCCGTCATTCCACGACCGCTAAAAACAAACCCAACCGAAAACAGCGACTGGTTGAAATGGAAAGCCCGCTGGATTCTGGATGCCCTCAGACGCTACGCTTATATCGACGAAAGCCAACACCAGACCACCTCGGCCCGTTTTCAATGACATCCCTTTAGCGAATACCCGCCTCATTGAGTACTAATTGGATTTGCCTAAACTTACATTTTCAGTTTTTTCATTGGACATAGTTTTAAAGACCCTTTTTCCTTTTAATTTTTTAGACAGGATTTACAGGATTATTCAGGATTATTTTTTTCTCTTTCTCACTTCCCGGATGGAAGTGAGAAAACTCAATCCGCCTTCAGCGGAAAATATTTTTCCCTTAATGACAACATTTAATTTGTCCTATTTTTATAGTGGCATTTCCTTAGTTAAAAACCGATAAGCAGGTTCGCCTTCGCCGAAGGCGATTGTGTATTTTCAGTTTCTTCTGGAAACTGAAAATGTAAAAATAAAATCTTGTAAATCCTGTAGATCCTGTCAGGAAATAATTTCTGATAATCGTTTTACTTTTGGCCTAAAATATGTCATGCAAAATAATACAAGCAGGCAGATTGCCATATGACTTATTGTGCATAATTTTATTGGTAATGAGTTACAAACCATGGATTTAAGACGAATAAAGGCGGGACAAAATGGCGAAAAAGGATAAGGGTGAACCGTTTGAGGAATTGAATATCCCATTGCCGTCATCTTCCGACCTGAGGGGAAGGCAATCGGTTAGAGCGACATTTAAATTATCAGCACGGGCAATCGATGTGCTCAGTATTGTCGCCACGCATCTGGGAATTAAACAAAAATCGCTTTTTGATCATCTGATCGAAGACGCCCAGTCATTGAGCATGATCGCCAATGAAATCGAACGCGAGGCCTTTGGCACCCTGGATCGAATTCAAAAAACCTTTGTCGTCAGCAGACGGACGCTCTCCAGCCTGGAAGAAACATCCCGCAGATTTAATACCCCCCGAGATGCCCTGGTGGAATATTCCATCCAGCGGCTGTTGCCGGTGATTGCAAAAGAGCGCGAGCGGCACCGAAGACGCAAGGCGATTTTAAAAGAGATAAATGCCCATCTGGCCCAGGGCCTAAAAATCATGCAGAAAGCCCAGATGCAGCTGGGTCAGGAAGATCCGGTTTATGCGCGTTTTGAAGCGGCGATGCATTCTTTGGTGAACGCCCAGAACCACATCGAAAATTACGTGGAAAAGGGAAGCGTCATTGAGGATTTTTAGACGCTATCGTTAAATATCCGGCAGCCTTTAGACGTTCAGCAGCATATAGTTCACCTGGGCGACGGCCACCATCCGCTGGTCTTCATCAAACAGCTCTACGGCAACCGGGCACATGGTTTTGCCAAATTTAATCAAACGGGCTTTGGCGATCACACCACTGCGGCAGGGCGCCAAGAAACGAATATTCATATCTGTTGTGGTCAGGGGTATATGAGGACCGCTGCGAGTAAAAATGGCAAAACAGGCCGCACTATCGGCAACGGTCATCAAGAGCCCGCCATGGAAGGATTCAAAAACACCGTCATAGCTTATTCTGCGCGGAACCTTCACCTCACAAGATCCTTCTGACAGACGAACCACTTCCAGTTTAAGAAAGTCAACAATTGGTATTTTCTTAATCCGCTTTAAAATGTCGTCGCGCAGGGCATCATTTAGCGTCATTCACAGGGTCCTTAACTATTCTCAAAATCACATCTTTATTTAGCTCTAATTTGCAATCCGGGTTCAAAAAATCAGGTTGGCCGGTTAGCCCGCTGCCCGCCGAAGGTCCTCGTATAAAGGGTTGAGTCGGTTTGTCAGAATATAAAATGTGGCATTTTACCTTACTTAACGGCCTCAACCGGCTCAACGGGCTCAACCTACTTAGGCGCCAGCATCAGCAAGCCGTCATCTGTGTTCAAATCCATTCTGAAACGGCGCAAATAATTTAGCCCCAGCAGCCCCACATTCGGCTGATTGGGCAGATCCATCACCAGCGCTGTTACATTGTTGACTTCGTATCCCTCTAGCGCAATCGAATCCAAGACCACTTCAGGCGCAAAAAGCTCGCCGCTGGCAGTATAGATCTTGCGGCGCGGGTTGCGCACCGAAATGACAATCCCAAGCGCTCTGACGGTTGAAAAAGGAATGGTGACCATCGATGCACCCGTATCAACAATAAAGTCTTGCGCGGCTTCCCCGTTGATTGAGGCCGTCACCGGTATCTGGTTGGTGCCGGGTTCAAAACGAATGACAATTTTGGACTCCTGGCCTTTAAGCTCAGAAATAAGCGATTGCAGGCTTCTGACTTCAGTGCTCAATGCCGGCGGATAATCTCTGGCCGCCAACAGCCGTTCGGCTGTTTCCCAATCATTTTCTGCCAGCGCTAATTTGACACCGTACAAATAAATGCTGAGATCTTGAGGTCGCTGCTCGCCGCCGCGAGCATATACTTGCCAACCTGCCTGGGTATCGCCGCTCTCAATCAACTCATTCAACCAGCTTTGATAAAGCCCGGAGTGCAGATCGTTCAATTGCGCTCGTTCCTGATTATTTTGGGGTGCCAACGTTTCGATAGCGATTTCCACTATATCGACGGCGTCTTCCTGGCCATCATTTTGCGCTGTCAAAACCACCACATCCATAATCAAAGGAACATCACCGGCTTGGGCAAGGATCTCGGCATCAAAATAGGCCAGTGCCTGGGTGCCGTCACCCTCTTGGACCGCACGCGACAGCACCAGGCGCAGCTGGCTGATGACCGCTTCGGGTTTCAAATAGTCGGGTGTCTGTTCAGCCGAAAGTTTGGGATCAAAACGAAAGGCTCGCGCAAATGCGTCCAGACGATCCAGGTTCGAATATTCGTCACCTAAAGCCAATGCCCTTAAAAATTCTTCTTCTCGGCTGTTGGCAAAGCTCAGTCGGTAATAGTCATCGACCCGGATATTGGGATTTAGGCTGCGCCCCGCTTCTCCGGCCCATAGAAAAGCGCCCGTTCCAGCATCACCAAAAGTCCAGCCCACCACACGGCCCTTTTGAATAAATACGCCGGCATCATTTATGTCGTCTGAAACAGCGCCTTTAATGTAATTGCCCTGGTATGTGACAGCACCGATCTCAATTCGTTCCGGTGGGTCCGGAGATCTGAGTGCCATCCAGGTCAACGGTGTGTCCGCCGACCAGGGATACAGTTCGGGTCCATCTATGGCTTGATCCTCGCGAATACGCCAGAGACTGATGGATTCCTCGTCGTTTACGATGCCGCCTTCGATAGTCTGCGGGGCACCGGAGCCCACCTGCAAAACCCAGTTATATCCGCCCAGTGTCTGACGGGTGGGCAACGCTACCCAACCGCCACCGATGACCGGTACCGTTAACTCGGCTAGCAAATTACCGACGACATCTCTGATGCGCAACAAACCGAGCGGTAAATTTATCCGTTCGGCCTCACTGGACTGTCCTGCTTTGACAAAGGAGGCTTTTTCGGGCAACGGCTCTGGCTCGCTTTTGGGTATGGGCTTTTCGGTGGGTGCGGTTTGGGTCTTTGAAAGGGGCGCATCGCTGCGGTTAAAATCGGTGTAAAAAAAATAAATCAGGCCAGCAACAAACAGGACAAACAAAAAGCCGGGGATCCACGACCGGCGTTTCTTTACAATTGGGACCTCGTGTAATGATACACCGCAATTGTAACAGATGTCAGACTCAATGGGGTTTTTAACGCCGCATTGCGGGCAGTCGATAATATTGTTATCGAGGTCGGCTGTTTCATTATCCATGGTTAAATCCGCACCGCTATCAGCTAAGGTCAACCGTGGTATACCAATGTTAAATAGCGTCTGTTGAAGTATAGCATATATCCCAGGGGTCCAAAATAAATAATCTGTTATTTTTAATTAGAATATGCTTTTGCCTGACCTCCAATACCCTGCGTGCAGAGGAAACATAATCCCAGATACTGTTAACCTATTCTACCGAATCGCGCCCTTTGACATACAAGGTCAGCCCTTCCATTCTGACAATCTGCACCGGTTGCCCGGCTTCAATCGGTGGACCTTCGCCCATTTTTTTTGCCCGCCAGAGTTCTCCGTGAACCTGCACATAACCAGAGGGTGCCAGCCTCTCCCGGGCAACACCCCGCTGGCCGATCATCGAACGCGATCGACCGGGCCGTTCCGAATCATAAGAACGCCAGACAAAGGGAAACAACAGGACGTCTTTGATAATCCAGAAAGCGACAATACCGACCGAAAGCCATACCGAAAGATCGACCCAATACCGAATAATTATCAACACCAGAATAACGGCCGCCAAACCCGGTAAATTCAGCAGAATATATCGGATGTAAACCGACCTCGGTATGTCCGTTAAATTCAGATCCATTTTAATAATTTTTAACCCGGACAGGATCTACCCGCCTTCGCTCGCTGAGCTTCGGCGCGCCAAGCAGAATTAAGTTGCTTTTTCTTTATCCTCTCATGCCAGTTAAAATTACGATTTTAATCCTGCTTGTCCACCGAAGCTTTAGCAAAGGTGGATTAATCCTGTCAGAAAAAAATATCCGTGTTTAGGATATAATTCGAATAT
Proteins encoded in this region:
- the dnaK gene encoding molecular chaperone DnaK, which produces MGKIIGIDLGTTNSCVAIMEGGDAKIITNPEGGRTTPSMVAVSDKGERLVGQIAKRQAITNPENTVFGVKRLIGRKYDSAEVQSDIKVLPYKIEKASNGDVRITLRGKQHSPAEISSFILANIKKAAEEYLGEKVTDAVITVPAYFSDSQRQATKDAGKIAGLNVLRIINEPTAASLAYGLDKKTDEKIVVFDLGGGTFDVSILEIGDGVFEVKSTNGDTHLGGEDFDLKLIEYLADEFIKDQGIDLRGDKMALQRLKEAAEKAKIELSASVETDVNLPFITADASGPKHLNIKVTRAKLESLVGELLDKLEQPCHTALKDAGLSAADINSVILVGGMTRVPAVQERVSKIFGKEPSKGVNPDEVVALGAAIQGGVLKGDVSDVLLLDVTPLSLGIETLGGVMTRLIEKNTTIPAKKSETFTTAEDNQPAVSVHVLQGEREMASDNKTLGRFELTGIAPAPRGTPQIEVSFDIDANGIVEVSAKDIATGKQQSIKITHSSGLSQEEIDRLVKDAELHADDDRRKKELADARNSANTLIYSTEKTLTDLGDKVDSGLKAEIQQTINSLKNEIEGDNSEEIKRLTEALSQASHKLAASMYQQASPEGQPQDAYAGGAQHTSGGPQPGGDNAAEEVVDAEYEEVK
- the mtgA gene encoding monofunctional biosynthetic peptidoglycan transglycosylase, with protein sequence MKKTLKIIGIIILLVVVIGGFYFFLGLPDVSELKIKNPRSTALMVQRYREAKKEDATYRIRQKWIDLEAMPKLLRETVRVTEDASFYQHKGIDFAELKEAIKKNWQKGTYARGASTISQQLAKNLYLSTDKSIIRKIKELLITIRLEKDLSKDRIFELYLNVIEWGPGIFGVEVAAEHYFNKSVGQLTLEEIVRLVAVIPRPLKTNPTENSDWLKWKARWILDALRRYAYIDESQHQTTSARFQ
- a CDS encoding PaaI family thioesterase, translated to MTLNDALRDDILKRIKKIPIVDFLKLEVVRLSEGSCEVKVPRRISYDGVFESFHGGLLMTVADSAACFAIFTRSGPHIPLTTTDMNIRFLAPCRSGVIAKARLIKFGKTMCPVAVELFDEDQRMVAVAQVNYMLLNV
- a CDS encoding TIGR02281 family clan AA aspartic protease; the protein is MDNETADLDNNIIDCPQCGVKNPIESDICYNCGVSLHEVPIVKKRRSWIPGFLFVLFVAGLIYFFYTDFNRSDAPLSKTQTAPTEKPIPKSEPEPLPEKASFVKAGQSSEAERINLPLGLLRIRDVVGNLLAELTVPVIGGGWVALPTRQTLGGYNWVLQVGSGAPQTIEGGIVNDEESISLWRIREDQAIDGPELYPWSADTPLTWMALRSPDPPERIEIGAVTYQGNYIKGAVSDDINDAGVFIQKGRVVGWTFGDAGTGAFLWAGEAGRSLNPNIRVDDYYRLSFANSREEEFLRALALGDEYSNLDRLDAFARAFRFDPKLSAEQTPDYLKPEAVISQLRLVLSRAVQEGDGTQALAYFDAEILAQAGDVPLIMDVVVLTAQNDGQEDAVDIVEIAIETLAPQNNQERAQLNDLHSGLYQSWLNELIESGDTQAGWQVYARGGEQRPQDLSIYLYGVKLALAENDWETAERLLAARDYPPALSTEVRSLQSLISELKGQESKIVIRFEPGTNQIPVTASINGEAAQDFIVDTGASMVTIPFSTVRALGIVISVRNPRRKIYTASGELFAPEVVLDSIALEGYEVNNVTALVMDLPNQPNVGLLGLNYLRRFRMDLNTDDGLLMLAPK
- a CDS encoding NfeD family protein; translation: MDLNLTDIPRSVYIRYILLNLPGLAAVILVLIIIRYWVDLSVWLSVGIVAFWIIKDVLLFPFVWRSYDSERPGRSRSMIGQRGVARERLAPSGYVQVHGELWRAKKMGEGPPIEAGQPVQIVRMEGLTLYVKGRDSVE